AACGTACCGTCAAGGTGCCCGGGGCACTCGTGGTGCTGTCCGCGCTGATCGGCGGCATCCTTCTGGGACTCATCGGCGCCTTGATCGCCATCCCGACAACAGCCGCCTTGCTGCTGCTCTACCGAGAGGTGCTCCAGCCGCATCTGGACGCCAGCTAGGATGTGTCGCGTGCGTCTCGTCATCGCCCAGTGCCAGGTCGACTACGCGGGTCGGCTAACAGCTCACCTGCCTATGGCCAAACGCCTGATCATGCTGAAAGCGGACGGCTCTGTCTCCGTCCATGCAGATGACCGGGCGTTCAAGCCCCTCAACTGGATGAGTGCGCCCTGCACACTGACCGTGATCGAGCCCGACGAGGCTGCGCAGGAAGCCGGTGCCACAGCGTTGTGGCTAGTGCGTTCCCGGTCCGGTGACACACTCAGGATCGCTCTGGGCGAGGTGTTCTTGGATGCCGATCATAACTTCGGGGTGGATCCGGGGCTGCAGAAGGACGGAGTGGAGGCACACCTGCAGGCTCTGCTGGCAGAGCATCCGGCGACCTTCGGGACTGGCTGGCAGGTGGTCAAACGTGAGTTCTACACGCCGATCGGCCCGGTGGATCTCCTGCTGCGTGACGCTGAGGGCCTGCACGTCGCGGTGGAGGTGAAGCGACGGGGTGAGATTGACGGCGTCGAGCAGTTGACCCGCTACCTGGAGCTGATGAATCGCGACCCGCAGCTGGCCCCCGTGCGCGGGATCTTCGCGGCACAACAAATCAAACCGCAGGCTGCCACTCTTGCCGCGGACCGGGGGATTGACTGCCAGCTGCTCGACTATGACGCGCTGCGTGGCATGGACAACTCCGAGGATCGGCTGTTCTGATGGCTCGGCGTGCCTCAAAGCATCTGCGTCCGCCACGTCCTCTGGACACCTCTCGGCATGTCTCCCGGCAGGCCACGTCTTCGGGTTCCTTTCTGGTGCGGGAGGTGCCGAAAGATCGTGCTTTGAAGCAATACATCTGTCCGGGCTGCAATAACCAGATCCCCGTCGGCATGGCCCATCTGGTGGCATGGCCCGAAGAGCCTGGCCTTGGATTCGATTCAGGGGTGGAGCAACGCCGCCACTGGCACTCTCACTGCTGGAGGGTGAACCGATGATCCACTACATCACCACAGGGTCAGGACCCATACAGTTGGTGTTCCTGCATGGCCTATTCGGGCAGGGCAAGAACTTCTCCCGGATCGCAGCCGCCCTGGCCGACGTGGCGACCTGTCACCTGCCTGATCTCCCCAATCATGGCGCCTCGTCGTGGACAGTGGGTTTCAGTCTCGACGGCCAGGCTGAGCACATTGCCCGCTGGCTGCAGAAAAGCTTCGCCAGCCCCGTCGCGCTGGTGGGACATTCGCTTGGCGGCAAACTGGCAATGCGACTGGCGCTCTCCCATCCTGAGATGGTTGACCGCCTGCTGGTCGCGGACATCTCGCCAGCACCGAGTGATGGTCCCAGCAGTTTTGCTCCCCTAGTCGGGGCCATGCACAGTCTCGACCTGGAGCACTTGACCAGCCGCACCGAGGCCAGCCGTCGGCTCTCCACAGCTATTCCCGACCCCCAGGTCCGGGGGTTTCTGCTGCAGAACCTCCGGCGGCTCAGCGGGGACTGGGCTTGGATGGCCAATCTGGACCTGCTTGGTGACTCCCTGGGAACCATTGGTGGCTGGCCACACACAGATGCGGTCTATGACGGCCCGGTCTGGTGGGTCGCTGGAGGCCAGTCCTCCTACGTCCAGCCTGAGCACGCCGAGCCGATGCGCCGTCTATTCCCGCGAGTGGTCACGATCACGCTGAAACGCGCAGGACACTGGGTACATGCCGATGACCCAGAGGCGTTCACCTCGATCTGCAGAGAGTTCCTGGCCTCACCAGCGGGTAGGACCCAGCCGTTGCAGCAGACCGTCAGCTGAACGCTGCCCTGGCGGTGACGTTGTCAGCTCAGCGTGACGGACCTGATGAGCACCTCGCCTATAGGTGTTGTGCCGTCGGAGGCGTCAACGCCCTGCGCAGCGATGCCCTGCACAACCGTCAGCCCGGCTTCATCTACCGTCCCGAAGACGGTGTACTCAGGGCTTAGCTGCGTATCCTCCCATACGATGAAGAACTGCGACCCAGCGGTGTTGGGTTCCCCGGTATTGGCCATGGCGACGATGCCCCGAGGGTAGGTGGCGGTGTCCCCTTCCCGCTCCAGTCCGGTGGTCCGCGGGTTCAGCTCGTCTGGAATCGTGTAGCCAGGGCCGCCGGTACCGGTGCCGGTGGGGTCACCGCATTGCAGGGTAAAAGTGCCGTAGTCGGTCAGACGGTGGCATCTCGTCTCGTCAAACCAGCCCTGCTGCGCAAGGGACATGAACGAGTTGATGGTGCAGGGAGTGGCCGAACGATCCATCGTGATCTCGATATCGCCCGTTGCTAGATGAAGAGTCGCCTTCGTCTCCCCGACGTTCAGTACGTCATCAGCGCTTGGGGGATCCACGGGTTTGGCTGGTTCCCCACTGGGCGGGTAGGAACAGCTGACCGCGCGTGTCGCCTCATCGGCGGGGGCTGACTGATTTGCATTGCCGCATCCCGCAAGCAGGGCCACGGACGTGATCGTGAACAGGGGGACCAAGGCCTTGAATGACACCTCAGCCATTCTAGATAAAGTTGCTTCATGGTGAACTTGACACGCATATACACCCGTACTGGCGATGCTGGGAAAACCCGTCTATCCGACAATGCAGAGGTCCCGAAGACTGATCTGAGAGTCGAGGCCTATGGGGCTGTGGACGAGACCAACTCCAACCTAGCCCTGGCGGTGGCTCATGGCGGCCTGCCCGAAAAGCTAGTTGAGATGCTGTCCCTGATCCGCAACGAGTTGTTTGACGTCGGCGCCGATCTCAGCACCCCGCTGCATCCACACCCCGAGTATCCACCGTTGCGGATCGAGCAGTCCTCTATCGACCGGCTGGAGGAATGGTGCGATGAACTGGGTGCCGATCTCCCGGCGCTTCGCTCCTTCATTCTGGCTGGCGGTAGCCCTGCCGCAGCCCAACTGCACGTGGCTCGCACCGTGTGCCGGCGTGCGGAGCGGGTGGCCTGGCGGGCAGCTCAGTCCCACGGCACTGAACCCTCAGAGCAGCGCGGCGAAGGTGGGATCAACCTACTTGCGATCACCTACCTGAACCGGCTGAGCGACCTGCTATTCAATATGTGTCGGACCGCAGCGGGTCCTGAGGGCGATGTCCTGTGGGTCCCGGGAACAGACCGTGAAGCACCGAAACGCCACCGACGTTCAAAAGGGTGAATCAGCGCTACCAGGTAGGTAATGGCTTCCCGGCGGAGCGGATTCTATCCAGGCCATCAGGCCCATCACATTGTCCAAGTCCATGGCGAGGTTGTGCTCATGCCCTGTGAAACGGTCTTTGATCGTGACAATCCAGGAGCGATCGAACAACACGACCTCCTCCAGAGCGGTTGCGGCACGGCGTCGTTGCCAGCTGGTCCCGGCGCGTGAGAAGGAGCAACTGGGCCGCAACGCCAGGGAGAAGGCGCGATACCAGTCCAACCGGTCTCCACGATAACGGGCAAACCCCAGCACCCATCCGACGCCGGGCCCACCGTCACGCAGCCTGTGCGCGCAATCAAAAAGGCCGCCCTGGCGGGTGAGCCAACGGCGGCGCGCATAGAGCAGCAAAAAAGGCAGAATACAAGCGCAGGCGATCGCGATGACCACCGCGAAAGCCAACCAGCCCATGCACAAAACATAGCGTCAACACATGCATATGACGAACCAGGACCCGCCACACGGCGTGTAAAAGAATTGTCTTCCCCGTAGGTATGCCGATAAAGCCAAACGGCATGCAAGCGTCATCATGGACAAGACTTCAACAGGTAAGGCGCACCGGGCCACACGCCGCCGACGATCCCCAGGCCAGGGAAGAAAGAAGCATGCATGTGTCAGAACAGCCGTTCCCAGCACGCTCTCCAGGTCTCCGCGCCCGCAGCCAAATCACTGATCATCCGCGATCCGCGAGGTACCTCTCCCCCGCCCGGATCTGCGCATTGAGGATGTACAGTCTGTGAATCTGCTCATCCGACGCCTCACCCTTGCTTCTGAGGTGCCGCAGCTCGTGCGCCTCCCTGCGGGCCGCTTCCAGGGAGACCTCCTCAGCAGGTTTGACCTCATGGCTGAGGATCCGGATGTGCCCGTGGGCAACAGCGAGCAGCCCACCGTCAATGGCCAGGATTCCCGTCGTGCCATCTGCAGAGACGATCTCCACCATGCAGGGAGTCAAAGCCGCCATCAAAGGCTCATGGCCCGGAAGAATGCCGATGTCCCCCTCGCTGGTGCGTGCGATGACGTTGACGACATCACCCTGCCAGACCATCCTGTCCGCCGAGACGACATCCAGCTTCAACGGCTGCCGCTCCATGGTCACAGGTCCTTCTGCATCTTGTTCCAGTTCTCGAAGACATCCTCCATGGCACCCACATTGAAGAAAGCCTGTTCGGCGATGTGGTCGACATCGCCGCGGCAGATCATCGCGAATCCCTCAATGGTGTCGGCCAGCGGAACCGTGGATCCGGGGATGTTCGTGAATTTCTCAGCCATGTAGGTGTTCTGGCTGAGGAACTGCTGGATCCGCCGCGCCCGGTTCACCATCAGCTTGTCCTCCTCAGACAGTTCATCGATCCCCAGGATCGCGATGATGTCCTGCAGTTCCTTGTTCCGCTGAAGGATCTGCTTGACCTGGACCGCGGTGTCGTAGTGCTCCTGGCCGATGTACTGGGGATCAAGAATCCGCGACGAAGAGGTAAGCGGGTCGACGGCTGGGTACAACCCGCGGGAGGCGATCTCCCGGCTCAGCTCTGTCGTGGCATCCAGGTGAGCGAAGGTCGTGGCTGGCGCCGGATCCGTGTAGTCGTCGGCTGGCACATAGATAGCCTGCATCGAGGTGATGGAGTGACCCCTGGTGGAGGTGATGCGCTCCTGCAGCTGCCCCATCTCGTCAGCCAGGTTCGGCTGGTATCCAACCGCAGAGGGCATACGTCCCAGTAGCGTGGACACCTCGGAGCCGGCCTGGGTGAACCGGAAGATGTTGTCGATGAACAACAGAACATCCTGGTTCTGGACATCGCGGAAGTACTCAGCCATGGTCAGCGCTGTCAGTGCGACACGCAGGCGAGTGCCCGGAGGCTCATCCATCTGGCCGAACACCAGGGCTGTGTCCTTCAGGACGTCTGCCTCCTCCATCTCGTGGATGAGGTCGTTGCCCTCACGTGTGCGCTCGCCCACGCCCGCGAACACCGATGTGCCACCGAAATTATGGGCGATGCGGTAGATCATCTCCTGGATGAGCACAGTCTTGCCCACACCGGCGCCACCGAACAGGCCGATCTTGCCGCCCTT
The sequence above is drawn from the Arachnia rubra genome and encodes:
- a CDS encoding peptidylprolyl isomerase, whose protein sequence is MAEVSFKALVPLFTITSVALLAGCGNANQSAPADEATRAVSCSYPPSGEPAKPVDPPSADDVLNVGETKATLHLATGDIEITMDRSATPCTINSFMSLAQQGWFDETRCHRLTDYGTFTLQCGDPTGTGTGGPGYTIPDELNPRTTGLEREGDTATYPRGIVAMANTGEPNTAGSQFFIVWEDTQLSPEYTVFGTVDEAGLTVVQGIAAQGVDASDGTTPIGEVLIRSVTLS
- a CDS encoding alpha/beta fold hydrolase codes for the protein MIHYITTGSGPIQLVFLHGLFGQGKNFSRIAAALADVATCHLPDLPNHGASSWTVGFSLDGQAEHIARWLQKSFASPVALVGHSLGGKLAMRLALSHPEMVDRLLVADISPAPSDGPSSFAPLVGAMHSLDLEHLTSRTEASRRLSTAIPDPQVRGFLLQNLRRLSGDWAWMANLDLLGDSLGTIGGWPHTDAVYDGPVWWVAGGQSSYVQPEHAEPMRRLFPRVVTITLKRAGHWVHADDPEAFTSICREFLASPAGRTQPLQQTVS
- the atpD gene encoding F0F1 ATP synthase subunit beta, coding for MTATADPTTAMGVGRVARVIGPVVDVEFAADQIPEIGNALHVETEVLGNKQMITLETALHIGDNLVRAIALKPTDGMRRGAEVRDTGAPISVPVGDITKGHVWNVTGDVLNVDPASIEVTERWPIHRPAPRFDALESRTEMLETGIKVLDLLTPYVKGGKIGLFGGAGVGKTVLIQEMIYRIAHNFGGTSVFAGVGERTREGNDLIHEMEEADVLKDTALVFGQMDEPPGTRLRVALTALTMAEYFRDVQNQDVLLFIDNIFRFTQAGSEVSTLLGRMPSAVGYQPNLADEMGQLQERITSTRGHSITSMQAIYVPADDYTDPAPATTFAHLDATTELSREIASRGLYPAVDPLTSSSRILDPQYIGQEHYDTAVQVKQILQRNKELQDIIAILGIDELSEEDKLMVNRARRIQQFLSQNTYMAEKFTNIPGSTVPLADTIEGFAMICRGDVDHIAEQAFFNVGAMEDVFENWNKMQKDL
- a CDS encoding DUF2550 domain-containing protein, with amino-acid sequence MVIAIACACILPFLLLYARRRWLTRQGGLFDCAHRLRDGGPGVGWVLGFARYRGDRLDWYRAFSLALRPSCSFSRAGTSWQRRRAATALEEVVLFDRSWIVTIKDRFTGHEHNLAMDLDNVMGLMAWIESAPPGSHYLPGSADSPF
- a CDS encoding cob(I)yrinic acid a,c-diamide adenosyltransferase; translated protein: MVNLTRIYTRTGDAGKTRLSDNAEVPKTDLRVEAYGAVDETNSNLALAVAHGGLPEKLVEMLSLIRNELFDVGADLSTPLHPHPEYPPLRIEQSSIDRLEEWCDELGADLPALRSFILAGGSPAAAQLHVARTVCRRAERVAWRAAQSHGTEPSEQRGEGGINLLAITYLNRLSDLLFNMCRTAAGPEGDVLWVPGTDREAPKRHRRSKG
- a CDS encoding F0F1 ATP synthase subunit epsilon, with protein sequence MERQPLKLDVVSADRMVWQGDVVNVIARTSEGDIGILPGHEPLMAALTPCMVEIVSADGTTGILAIDGGLLAVAHGHIRILSHEVKPAEEVSLEAARREAHELRHLRSKGEASDEQIHRLYILNAQIRAGERYLADRG
- the nucS gene encoding endonuclease NucS; this encodes MCRVRLVIAQCQVDYAGRLTAHLPMAKRLIMLKADGSVSVHADDRAFKPLNWMSAPCTLTVIEPDEAAQEAGATALWLVRSRSGDTLRIALGEVFLDADHNFGVDPGLQKDGVEAHLQALLAEHPATFGTGWQVVKREFYTPIGPVDLLLRDAEGLHVAVEVKRRGEIDGVEQLTRYLELMNRDPQLAPVRGIFAAQQIKPQAATLAADRGIDCQLLDYDALRGMDNSEDRLF